The genomic segment TGCCCGCATTCAGCCAGAATCCCGCAGCGATGAGCGCGGAATAGTCGCGGTTCTTGAAAAGCCCGAGCGACAACAACGGGTGAGGATGGCGCCATTCCCAGGCGATAAAGACAGGCAGCAGCGCCAAGCCTCCCGCCAGCGGCCCCCACACCTCGAACGCGCCCCATCCCGCTTCATTGCCGCGAACGAGACCGAATACGATGCCCAGCAGCGATGCGGCGATCAGCAGCAGGCCGATCAGATCGAGGCGCTTCTCCACGCCCTTCGATTCCCGCAGCCACAGCCAGCCGAACGCAACGGCGAGCGCGCCGATCGGAACGTTGATCCAGAAAATCGTCTGCCAGGGAGAGCCGTTCACGATCAGGCCGCCTACGAGCGGTCCCATCGCGAGGCCCAGCCCCGACACGCCGGACACGATGCCGATCGCGGCCGCTCTGAACTTGGGCGGGAACGCCGCGCTGACCAGCGTGAGGCTGATTGGCGCGATCGCCGCGCCGCCGACGCCCTGGATAGCTCTCGCCAGCGTGAGGCCGATTGCATGGGTGCTCAGCGCCGAAGCCAGCGAGCCGAGCGTAAAAACGGCGATGCCGAGCAGGAACACCCTTTTCCGGCCGAAACGTTCTCCCAGCATGCCGAGCGGAATCAGCAGCACCGCGAAGGTCAGCGTATAGCCGTTGGTGAACCATTCCAGATCCGCGAGACCGGCGTTAAACGAATTCTGAATCGACGGCAGCGCTACGCCGAGTACCAGCGTATCCAGCATGACCATGAACAACGCCAGGCAGACGATGACCAGCATCCGGTTTCTTTGCAAAGTTGACATGTCCTCACTCCTTATTTATCGATAAATAAATTAACTCTCTTAAACAACCGCCAAGCGTCCAGGCTTGGCGGCGGCAAAA from the Cohnella hashimotonis genome contains:
- a CDS encoding MFS transporter — protein: MSTLQRNRMLVIVCLALFMVMLDTLVLGVALPSIQNSFNAGLADLEWFTNGYTLTFAVLLIPLGMLGERFGRKRVFLLGIAVFTLGSLASALSTHAIGLTLARAIQGVGGAAIAPISLTLVSAAFPPKFRAAAIGIVSGVSGLGLAMGPLVGGLIVNGSPWQTIFWINVPIGALAVAFGWLWLRESKGVEKRLDLIGLLLIAASLLGIVFGLVRGNEAGWGAFEVWGPLAGGLALLPVFIAWEWRHPHPLLSLGLFKNRDYSALIAAGFWLNAGIFGAIFLLTLFLQQGQGYSALGAGVREMAWTGATMVAAPLAGLFIGRLGTRRVLLTGLLLQVAALCLFAILIAVNGAVFSFAYLAPAMVLAGLGMGLSLTPLSEGVLSAVHEASSGEASGVSNATRELGGVFGIAIGSLIFRQGGQVATPDQFGSHLIPVLYVYAGMLGAAFITTLLFYKRSRKAASESGNALPASAAVE